A region of Streptomyces sp. NBC_01267 DNA encodes the following proteins:
- a CDS encoding AraC family transcriptional regulator → MKNVSLDGVDHVDRAVLPIGTDYPPGHVLDWHEHRRAQFLYGATGVMVVDTAEGSWTVPPERAVLIPAATRHRVRMMGVSTRSLYIEPDAVPWWPVSCTVVDVSPLLRELLLAAVEFEADYRLSGREGSIAALLLYEIAERSPLPFHVGIPASADLAGLCRAYLAAPDAGVTNTGWAARVAMSERAFTRRFRSETGDSPAAWRARARLLAAVPLLRTASVSEVGGRLGYASPAAFTAAFTRAFGMPPSRFAATRQGSRSS, encoded by the coding sequence GTGAAGAACGTCTCGCTGGACGGCGTCGACCACGTCGACCGGGCCGTCCTGCCGATCGGCACCGACTACCCGCCCGGCCATGTACTGGACTGGCACGAGCACCGGCGCGCGCAGTTCCTCTACGGCGCCACCGGCGTCATGGTCGTCGACACCGCCGAGGGCAGCTGGACCGTCCCGCCCGAGCGCGCCGTACTGATTCCGGCCGCCACCCGGCACCGGGTCCGCATGATGGGGGTGAGTACCCGGAGTCTGTACATCGAGCCGGACGCCGTCCCCTGGTGGCCCGTCTCCTGCACGGTCGTGGACGTTTCGCCGCTGCTGCGCGAACTGCTCCTGGCCGCCGTCGAGTTCGAGGCCGACTACCGCCTTTCCGGGCGCGAGGGAAGCATCGCCGCGCTCCTCCTGTACGAGATCGCCGAGCGCTCCCCGCTCCCGTTCCACGTCGGGATTCCCGCCTCCGCGGATCTCGCGGGGCTCTGCCGCGCGTACCTGGCAGCCCCCGATGCCGGCGTCACCAACACCGGGTGGGCCGCGAGGGTGGCCATGAGTGAACGGGCCTTCACCCGGCGCTTCCGCTCCGAGACCGGTGACAGCCCCGCCGCCTGGCGGGCCCGCGCCCGTCTGCTCGCGGCCGTCCCGCTGCTGCGCACCGCCTCGGTCAGCGAGGTCGGCGGCCGTCTCGGCTACGCCTCTCCCGCCGCGTTCACCGCTGCCTTCACGCGCGCCTTCGGGATGCCCCCGTCCCGCTTCGCCGCGACCCGCCAGGGCAGCCGCAGCTCCTGA
- a CDS encoding sulfite exporter TauE/SafE family protein: protein MDVVGLIGIGLLTGVTTVLFGFGGGFVAVPVVVWVDATLGADAMRVATATSALVMVVNAGFATAVTPRRVLLALRGSGPLLLLLAVGASAGSLATRFTPAGPARWAFVAYIVLTIADLLLRPGFLRPRTRAEAASEAPRPLPAVLGAPVGAVAAFLGVGGSVMTVPAMRRAGHTMHVATALANPLTLAIALPATALSLGGAAVPAAADAHVHLVGLIDLRAASALLLGALPVIAVLRRRPPRIPDRTYAWAYTGLLATVTVAMLLPV from the coding sequence ATGGACGTTGTGGGATTGATCGGGATCGGGCTCCTCACCGGAGTGACGACCGTGTTGTTCGGTTTCGGCGGCGGGTTCGTCGCGGTGCCGGTCGTGGTGTGGGTGGACGCCACGCTCGGCGCGGACGCGATGCGGGTGGCGACGGCCACCTCCGCCCTGGTGATGGTGGTGAACGCGGGGTTCGCGACGGCCGTCACACCGCGGCGGGTGCTTCTCGCCCTCCGCGGCAGCGGCCCGCTGCTCCTGCTGCTGGCGGTCGGGGCCTCGGCCGGCTCGCTCGCCACCCGCTTCACCCCGGCCGGTCCGGCCCGCTGGGCGTTCGTCGCGTACATCGTTCTCACCATTGCCGACCTGCTCCTGCGGCCCGGCTTCCTGCGCCCGCGCACCCGGGCCGAGGCGGCCTCCGAAGCTCCGCGTCCGCTGCCGGCCGTCCTCGGTGCGCCGGTCGGCGCGGTCGCCGCCTTCCTCGGCGTGGGAGGCAGCGTCATGACCGTTCCCGCGATGCGGCGGGCCGGGCACACGATGCACGTGGCGACGGCGCTGGCCAACCCTCTGACCCTCGCCATCGCGTTGCCTGCCACCGCACTGTCCCTGGGCGGCGCCGCGGTCCCGGCCGCCGCGGACGCGCACGTGCACCTGGTGGGTCTCATCGACCTCCGCGCCGCCTCGGCGCTGCTCCTCGGGGCTCTGCCCGTGATCGCGGTGCTGCGGCGGCGCCCGCCGCGGATCCCCGACCGCACCTACGCCTGGGCGTACACGGGGCTGCTCGCCACGGTGACGGTCGCGATGCTGCTCCCGGTCTAG
- the sigJ gene encoding RNA polymerase sigma factor SigJ: MGTAGTSTDGTAGERRQLINVAYRLLGSLAESEDAVQEAYARWYALPRSRQDEIVSPGAWLTTVTGRICLDVLGSARARRERYVGAWLPDPLPDHAERDHGHDTDPAAQMVLDESVTMAFLVVLESMTPAERVAFVLHDVFRYPFAEIAGVLGRTPAACKQLAASARRRVRVERTPVTAAGQAGVVRQVKEAWETKDIAALVELLDPAAVMTADGGGLVGTVLRPIEGGARIAQYMVAIADRAPGLELLERSVNGVPGLVAQRAGAVMTVASFDVTDGRVTRIWAVRNPEKLRPWVRDE; the protein is encoded by the coding sequence ATGGGGACGGCTGGGACGAGCACCGACGGGACGGCCGGTGAGCGGCGCCAACTGATCAATGTCGCCTACCGGTTGCTCGGTTCGCTGGCCGAGTCCGAGGACGCCGTACAGGAGGCCTACGCGCGCTGGTACGCGCTGCCACGGAGCCGGCAGGACGAGATCGTGTCCCCCGGCGCCTGGCTGACGACGGTGACCGGCCGCATCTGCCTGGACGTGCTCGGCTCGGCGCGGGCCCGGCGCGAACGCTATGTCGGCGCATGGCTGCCCGATCCGCTGCCCGACCACGCCGAGCGGGACCACGGCCATGACACCGACCCGGCCGCCCAGATGGTTCTGGACGAATCGGTGACCATGGCCTTCCTCGTCGTCCTGGAGTCGATGACACCCGCCGAGCGAGTGGCATTCGTCCTGCACGACGTCTTCCGGTACCCCTTCGCCGAGATCGCCGGCGTCCTCGGCCGGACCCCAGCGGCCTGCAAGCAGCTCGCGGCCTCCGCCCGGCGGCGGGTGCGCGTCGAGCGGACTCCGGTGACGGCGGCAGGGCAGGCCGGTGTGGTGCGGCAGGTCAAAGAGGCATGGGAGACCAAGGACATCGCGGCCCTCGTCGAACTCCTCGACCCGGCCGCCGTGATGACCGCCGACGGCGGCGGCCTGGTCGGTACCGTCCTGCGCCCGATCGAAGGCGGCGCGCGCATCGCCCAGTACATGGTCGCCATCGCCGACAGGGCTCCGGGCCTCGAACTCCTGGAGCGGTCGGTCAACGGTGTGCCGGGCCTGGTGGCCCAGCGTGCGGGCGCCGTCATGACCGTTGCCTCGTTCGATGTCACCGACGGGCGCGTCACCCGGATCTGGGCGGTCCGCAATCCGGAGAAACTGCGGCCGTGGGTGCGGGACGAGTAG
- the pip gene encoding prolyl aminopeptidase codes for MVDFYPPTSPYDHGFLDTGDGNRIYYEQLGNPEGKPALNIHGGPGGGAPRRPTRAWDPECYRVIRFDQRNCGRSTPHAGDPVADMSLNTTQHLIDDMERLREHLGIERWLLNGASWGTTLALAYAQQHPERVSEMVVQSVTTARRTEIDWLYRGAGWFYPEAWDRFRDGVPEAERGGDLLAAYARLMEHPDRSVRERAAADWLAWEDAVISNEPNGVPGMYSDRDIEAQIAFVRICAHFFSNGAWLEEEQLIRDAHKLAGIPAVLVHGRHDMGCPVQTVWELAKVWPGARLHIIEDSGHSGSDTLGETVRAAIEEFKHR; via the coding sequence ATGGTTGATTTCTACCCTCCCACCAGCCCCTACGACCATGGATTTCTCGACACCGGAGACGGCAACCGCATCTACTACGAGCAGCTCGGGAACCCTGAGGGCAAGCCTGCCCTGAACATTCACGGAGGTCCGGGCGGGGGAGCGCCGCGGCGGCCGACGAGGGCCTGGGACCCCGAGTGCTACCGCGTCATCCGCTTCGACCAGCGGAACTGCGGCCGCAGCACCCCGCACGCCGGCGACCCGGTGGCGGACATGAGTCTGAACACCACGCAGCACCTGATCGACGACATGGAGCGGCTGCGCGAACACCTGGGCATCGAGCGGTGGCTGCTGAACGGCGCCTCCTGGGGGACGACCCTCGCCCTGGCATACGCGCAACAGCACCCCGAGCGGGTCAGCGAGATGGTCGTCCAGTCGGTGACGACGGCCCGCCGCACCGAGATCGACTGGCTCTACCGGGGCGCCGGGTGGTTCTACCCCGAGGCGTGGGACCGGTTCCGGGACGGCGTCCCCGAGGCCGAGCGCGGCGGCGACCTGCTCGCGGCCTACGCGCGCCTGATGGAGCACCCCGACCGGTCGGTCCGGGAGAGGGCCGCTGCCGATTGGCTCGCCTGGGAGGACGCCGTCATCTCGAACGAACCCAACGGTGTACCCGGCATGTACAGCGATCGCGACATCGAAGCGCAGATCGCGTTCGTCCGGATCTGTGCCCACTTCTTCAGCAACGGTGCGTGGCTGGAGGAGGAGCAACTGATCCGGGACGCACACAAGCTGGCCGGTATCCCGGCGGTGCTGGTCCATGGCCGGCACGACATGGGCTGTCCGGTGCAGACGGTGTGGGAGCTGGCGAAGGTGTGGCCGGGCGCGCGGCTCCACATCATCGAGGACTCGGGGCACTCCGGGAGCGACACCCTGGGGGAGACGGTCCGGGCGGCCATCGAGGAGTTCAAGCACCGGTGA
- a CDS encoding DUF6191 domain-containing protein, with protein MEFVVFMTLPGLVILLTVLAFVDQLLLRAGRAGVLPWRNWARQGQISATGFEQLHATMSAGKQNELKERQSALVMRDDEEDGAPPNRTTVDLERGTVVVRMSRTGRLRTS; from the coding sequence ATGGAATTCGTCGTCTTCATGACTCTGCCAGGACTGGTCATCCTGCTGACCGTGCTGGCCTTCGTCGACCAGCTGTTGTTGCGCGCCGGGCGGGCCGGCGTCCTGCCGTGGCGGAACTGGGCGCGGCAGGGCCAGATATCGGCAACCGGGTTCGAGCAACTGCACGCGACCATGTCGGCGGGGAAGCAGAACGAACTGAAGGAACGGCAATCGGCACTCGTGATGCGGGACGACGAGGAGGACGGGGCGCCGCCGAACCGGACGACGGTGGATCTGGAGCGGGGGACCGTCGTCGTCCGCATGTCGCGGACCGGGCGTCTTCGTACGTCGTAG
- a CDS encoding chaplin family protein, giving the protein MKVDMLGTGSKAAKAGVRAAVLGAVAGATLLPAGAAHASVIGVGDAVFGNACVNQDHGVRAAGATVTGSGVGGGNHAALPLSLPRNHCGSSGIVCTAVFGSSV; this is encoded by the coding sequence ATGAAGGTGGACATGCTGGGTACGGGCAGCAAGGCGGCGAAGGCCGGTGTGCGAGCCGCGGTGCTGGGTGCGGTGGCAGGGGCCACGCTGCTTCCGGCCGGTGCCGCGCACGCGAGCGTCATCGGGGTCGGTGACGCGGTGTTCGGCAACGCCTGCGTCAACCAGGACCACGGGGTGCGCGCTGCCGGTGCCACGGTGACCGGGAGCGGAGTGGGCGGCGGCAACCACGCCGCTCTGCCGTTGAGCCTGCCACGCAACCACTGCGGCTCCAGCGGCATCGTCTGTACCGCCGTTTTCGGCTCCAGCGTCTGA
- the galE gene encoding UDP-glucose 4-epimerase GalE, with product MKVLISGGAGYIGSTVSSACLDAGITPVILDSLVTGRREFAEDRAFYQGDIADGELVDRIFVEHPDIEAVVHCAALIVVPDSVADPIGYYRANVAKSLDFAGHLIRNGCQKMIFSSSGSIYLPGEDFSVDEESGIAPQSPYARTKAVCEGMFADIAATQPIRILSLRYFNPIGADPELRTGLQLRRPSHALGKLIEAHDEGVPFRITGNGWPTRDGSGIRDYVHVWDLATAHVAALQRFEAALDGARSSVINLGTGTGTTVTELVDAFNSVVTPPVAVVETGPRPGDVAGAFTRSDRAEQLLGWVPKFSVAEGIRDSLRWAGVRDQRLAG from the coding sequence ATGAAGGTACTGATCTCGGGCGGGGCCGGGTACATCGGCAGCACGGTCTCCTCCGCCTGCCTGGACGCGGGCATCACACCGGTGATCCTGGACAGTCTGGTGACGGGCCGTCGGGAGTTCGCCGAGGACCGCGCGTTCTACCAGGGCGACATCGCTGACGGCGAGCTGGTGGACCGGATCTTCGTCGAACACCCGGACATCGAGGCGGTCGTGCACTGCGCGGCGCTGATCGTGGTGCCCGATTCGGTCGCTGACCCGATCGGTTACTACCGGGCGAACGTGGCCAAGAGCCTGGATTTCGCCGGTCACCTGATCCGCAACGGCTGCCAGAAGATGATCTTCAGCTCCTCCGGCTCGATCTATCTGCCGGGCGAGGACTTCAGCGTGGACGAGGAGTCCGGGATCGCGCCGCAGAGCCCGTACGCGCGCACCAAAGCGGTCTGCGAGGGCATGTTCGCCGACATCGCGGCCACACAGCCGATCCGGATCCTGTCCCTGCGCTACTTCAACCCGATCGGCGCGGACCCCGAGCTGCGCACCGGTCTCCAGTTGCGGCGGCCCAGTCACGCGCTCGGCAAGCTGATCGAGGCACATGACGAGGGTGTGCCGTTCCGGATCACCGGGAACGGCTGGCCCACCCGGGACGGTTCCGGCATCCGCGACTACGTGCACGTCTGGGACCTGGCCACCGCGCACGTGGCCGCGCTCCAGCGGTTCGAGGCCGCGCTGGACGGCGCCAGGTCCTCGGTGATCAACCTCGGCACCGGTACGGGCACCACCGTCACCGAGTTGGTCGACGCCTTCAACAGCGTGGTCACCCCGCCGGTCGCGGTGGTCGAGACCGGCCCGCGGCCGGGCGACGTGGCAGGCGCCTTCACCCGCAGCGACCGGGCCGAGCAGTTGCTCGGCTGGGTGCCGAAGTTCAGCGTCGCGGAAGGCATCCGCGACTCGCTGCGCTGGGCCGGGGTCCGCGACCAGCGGCTCGCCGGGTAG
- a CDS encoding FAD-dependent oxidoreductase: protein MASQEHPCTYDVVVVGSGAAGFAAAITARLRGLTALIVEKTDRYGGSTALSGGAIWVPGNFHLDAAALGDTREKARAYLDATVGDRVPGARKDAYLTHGPRMVEEFHQKTEVRFMYTPGYSDYYPERLGGMALGRSVEPRIVDLKRLGEARHTLRRAGLPTYGLTITSYDFRFLNMSGRTWAGRRKALRLAGRAAGALLRGRKLLSLGEALIARMRLSYDRLGGELWLRTPLTGLVTQDGKVTGIRVQRDGREQTIHARGGVVLASGGFSHDQRLREKYLPAPTSADWTHASEGQTGDALLLGEELGAATGLLDKVWGAPSLCPPGEKPFFLVADRGIPGMVIVNAAGERYANEAAPYHDFVDRMYACDRPDATTVPSWMILDASSRARYIFAGLLPGQPFPKAWRESGFLRQAPTLDQLAGQLGAPELPATVSRFNGFAAAAKDEDFGRGDSVYDRYYGDPTLPNPNLAPLAKGPFYAVPVHPGDIGTKGGLITDPDARVLREDGTPVDGLYASGNCAAAVMGATYPGPGATIGPAMVFSWVAVNAITERLHRAAP from the coding sequence ATGGCTTCCCAGGAACACCCGTGCACGTACGACGTGGTGGTCGTCGGCTCCGGCGCCGCCGGATTCGCCGCCGCGATCACTGCCAGGCTGCGCGGCCTGACCGCGCTGATCGTCGAGAAGACCGACCGCTACGGCGGTTCCACCGCACTGTCCGGTGGTGCGATATGGGTCCCCGGCAACTTCCACCTGGACGCCGCCGCACTCGGCGACACACGCGAGAAGGCCCGCGCGTACCTCGACGCCACCGTCGGGGACCGGGTACCGGGCGCACGCAAGGACGCCTATCTGACCCACGGGCCCCGCATGGTCGAGGAGTTCCACCAGAAGACCGAGGTGCGCTTCATGTACACCCCGGGCTACTCGGACTACTACCCGGAGCGGCTCGGCGGCATGGCCCTCGGCCGCTCCGTCGAACCACGGATCGTCGACCTCAAGCGGCTCGGCGAGGCCCGGCACACCCTGCGCCGGGCGGGACTTCCCACGTACGGCCTCACCATCACCTCGTACGACTTCCGCTTTCTGAACATGTCGGGCCGCACCTGGGCGGGCCGCCGCAAGGCGCTCCGCTTGGCCGGACGTGCGGCCGGGGCGCTGCTCAGGGGACGGAAACTGCTCTCGCTCGGCGAGGCACTGATCGCCCGGATGCGGCTGTCGTACGACAGACTCGGCGGCGAACTGTGGCTGCGGACCCCGCTCACCGGCCTCGTCACGCAGGACGGCAAGGTGACCGGCATACGGGTCCAGCGCGACGGCCGGGAACAGACGATCCACGCCAGGGGCGGTGTGGTGCTCGCCTCCGGCGGCTTCTCGCACGACCAGCGGCTGCGCGAGAAGTACCTGCCCGCACCGACCTCGGCCGACTGGACCCACGCCTCGGAGGGCCAGACCGGCGACGCGCTGCTGCTCGGCGAGGAACTGGGCGCCGCTACCGGCCTGCTCGACAAGGTGTGGGGTGCGCCGTCGCTCTGCCCGCCCGGGGAGAAGCCGTTCTTCCTGGTCGCGGACCGGGGCATCCCCGGCATGGTGATCGTCAACGCGGCGGGGGAGCGGTACGCCAACGAGGCCGCCCCGTACCACGATTTCGTGGACCGCATGTATGCCTGTGACCGCCCCGACGCGACCACCGTCCCGTCCTGGATGATCCTCGACGCCTCCTCCAGGGCCCGCTACATCTTCGCCGGCCTCCTCCCCGGACAGCCCTTCCCGAAGGCCTGGCGGGAGAGCGGCTTCCTGCGGCAGGCGCCGACTCTCGACCAACTGGCCGGGCAGCTCGGGGCGCCCGAACTGCCCGCCACCGTAAGCCGTTTCAACGGCTTCGCAGCCGCCGCCAAGGATGAGGACTTCGGCCGGGGTGACAGCGTCTACGACCGCTACTACGGCGACCCGACCCTCCCCAACCCCAACCTGGCACCCTTGGCGAAGGGCCCCTTCTACGCGGTCCCCGTCCACCCCGGGGACATCGGCACCAAGGGCGGGCTGATCACCGACCCCGACGCGCGGGTGCTGCGGGAGGACGGCACACCCGTCGACGGACTGTACGCCTCGGGAAACTGCGCGGCGGCGGTGATGGGTGCGACCTATCCGGGTCCGGGGGCGACCATCGGCCCGGCAATGGTCTTCAGCTGGGTGGCAGTCAACGCGATCACCGAGAGGCTGCACCGGGCCGCACCGTAG
- a CDS encoding flavin reductase family protein — protein MERLISQDDFREVLGRFASGLTVVAAVDSTGRPAGLVCQSFASLSLDPPLVLLCVGRTSSSWPRIEAAGRFTVNVLAGDQQAVCTALGRSGDDKFAGVDWTPSDHGGVRLDGALATIDCELYGMHEAGDHYVVTARVLDLDAREDGSPLLYFRSAYGQGTF, from the coding sequence GTGGAACGGCTGATCTCCCAGGACGACTTCAGGGAGGTGCTCGGCCGGTTCGCCAGCGGCCTCACGGTCGTCGCCGCCGTCGACAGCACCGGCCGGCCGGCGGGCCTGGTCTGCCAGTCCTTCGCCTCGCTCTCCCTGGATCCGCCGCTGGTCCTGCTCTGCGTCGGCAGGACCTCGTCCAGCTGGCCGAGGATCGAGGCCGCCGGGCGTTTCACGGTCAACGTCCTCGCCGGGGACCAGCAGGCGGTGTGCACGGCGCTCGGCCGCAGCGGCGACGACAAATTCGCGGGCGTCGACTGGACGCCCTCGGACCACGGTGGTGTCCGCCTCGACGGCGCCCTCGCCACCATCGACTGCGAGCTGTACGGGATGCACGAGGCCGGTGACCACTACGTCGTCACCGCCCGCGTCCTGGACCTCGACGCCCGCGAGGACGGCAGCCCGCTGCTGTACTTCCGGAGCGCTTACGGACAGGGGACGTTCTGA
- a CDS encoding VOC family protein translates to MDIRSLGYLRIGTTDLAEWRTYVLDILGMAEGADSTDTVLNARMDDRIRRLSFVADEADRLLCAGFEVAGARALAEAAAELEAAGVTVKAADDATLAERRVQGLIHFEDPAGNPLELYWGQAQDHTPLHTPYGNRFVTGDRLGLGHVVLPAPDMETTADFYENILGFQLRDRMKLPPAAVPTGEPGRDFYWMNFLSPNQRHHSLGLYPGALPPGIVHFMVELETLDDVGFCLDRMNKAGIPIASTLGRHSNDHMVSFYAAAPGGFQVEYGWDGLIVDPAAWTAKEITADSFWGHQWNG, encoded by the coding sequence ATGGACATTCGCTCGCTGGGCTACCTGCGCATCGGGACCACCGACCTCGCCGAATGGCGTACGTACGTCCTCGACATCCTGGGCATGGCCGAAGGCGCCGACTCCACGGACACCGTCCTCAACGCCCGTATGGACGACCGGATCCGCCGCCTCTCCTTCGTCGCGGACGAGGCCGACCGCCTGCTCTGCGCGGGCTTCGAAGTGGCGGGCGCCCGCGCCCTGGCGGAGGCCGCAGCCGAGCTCGAAGCGGCCGGCGTCACCGTCAAGGCCGCCGACGACGCGACGCTCGCCGAGCGCCGAGTCCAGGGGCTCATCCACTTCGAGGACCCCGCCGGAAACCCCCTGGAGCTGTACTGGGGCCAGGCCCAGGACCACACCCCGCTCCACACCCCGTACGGCAACCGCTTCGTCACCGGCGACCGGCTCGGCCTCGGCCATGTCGTCCTGCCCGCCCCGGACATGGAGACCACCGCCGACTTCTACGAGAACATCCTGGGCTTCCAGCTCCGTGACCGCATGAAACTGCCGCCCGCCGCCGTACCGACCGGTGAACCCGGCCGCGACTTCTACTGGATGAACTTTCTCAGCCCCAACCAGCGCCACCACAGCCTCGGGCTCTACCCCGGCGCACTGCCGCCCGGCATCGTCCACTTCATGGTCGAACTGGAGACCCTCGACGACGTCGGCTTCTGCCTGGACCGGATGAACAAGGCGGGCATCCCGATCGCGTCCACCCTCGGCCGCCACTCCAACGACCACATGGTCTCCTTCTACGCCGCAGCCCCGGGCGGCTTCCAGGTCGAGTACGGATGGGACGGCCTGATCGTCGACCCGGCGGCCTGGACCGCCAAGGAGATCACCGCGGACAGCTTCTGGGGCCACCAGTGGAACGGCTGA
- the hsaD gene encoding 4,5:9,10-diseco-3-hydroxy-5,9,17-trioxoandrosta-1(10),2-diene-4-oate hydrolase, whose translation MSTPVTLTPENTSRTAEAGGLTLHYHEAGPADAPVAVLLHGGGPGASAWSNFGRNLPVFAQHFRTLLIDQPCFGRSDKTEPDRDYFSFAAHAVAALLDELGIPQAYFVGNSLGGGTVTRLALDHPEKVAKLVLMGPGGISVNLFAPDPTEGIKQLFAFSLAAEPTREQMRTFLTTLAHDSSIVTDDFVEERYAQATDPDARLGNARMAAAFAKWPEGTMLWREAHRITQPTLLTWGREDRVNPLDGALLALKTIPDARLHVFPHCGHWAQTERFDEFNRLAIDFFSHRSH comes from the coding sequence GTGAGCACCCCTGTGACCCTCACCCCCGAGAACACCTCACGTACCGCAGAGGCGGGCGGCCTGACCCTGCACTACCACGAGGCCGGACCCGCGGACGCGCCCGTGGCCGTGCTGCTGCACGGTGGCGGGCCCGGCGCCTCGGCCTGGTCGAACTTCGGCCGCAACCTGCCCGTCTTCGCCCAGCACTTCCGCACCCTCCTGATCGACCAGCCCTGCTTCGGCCGCTCCGACAAGACCGAACCCGACCGCGACTACTTCAGCTTCGCCGCGCACGCCGTGGCCGCGCTCCTGGACGAACTCGGCATTCCGCAGGCGTACTTCGTCGGGAACTCGCTCGGCGGCGGAACCGTGACCCGCCTCGCCCTCGACCACCCGGAGAAGGTCGCCAAGCTGGTCCTGATGGGCCCCGGCGGCATCTCGGTCAACCTCTTCGCACCCGATCCGACCGAAGGCATCAAGCAGCTCTTCGCCTTCTCGCTGGCCGCCGAGCCGACCCGTGAGCAGATGCGGACCTTCCTCACCACGCTCGCCCACGACTCCTCGATCGTCACCGACGACTTCGTCGAGGAGCGGTACGCGCAGGCCACCGACCCCGACGCCAGGCTGGGCAACGCCCGGATGGCCGCCGCGTTCGCCAAGTGGCCCGAGGGCACCATGCTGTGGCGCGAGGCCCACCGCATCACCCAGCCGACGCTGCTCACCTGGGGGCGGGAGGACAGGGTCAATCCGCTCGACGGCGCCCTGCTCGCCCTCAAGACGATTCCCGACGCGCGCCTGCACGTCTTCCCGCACTGCGGCCACTGGGCCCAGACGGAACGCTTCGACGAGTTCAACCGCCTGGCCATCGACTTCTTCTCTCACCGATCCCACTGA
- the hsaA gene encoding 3-hydroxy-9,10-secoandrosta-1,3,5(10)-triene-9,17-dione monooxygenase oxygenase subunit encodes MSDEEVLQAVRALAPALHERTDRAEAQRKVPEETIKELEQTGFFQLLQPKAYGGRAAHPAVFYEAVKEIATVCGSTGWVASVLGVHPWHVALFDPRAQEEVWGTSPLTRIASSYAPSGKVTVADGGFRITGRWHFSSGCDHAEWVLLGGLVTDDEGRTVDMRTFLLPLGDYRVDDVWDTVGLRGTGSNDIVVEDAFVPEHRALSFGPVSALKVPGHELNPEPVYRLPYATVFTTTISTPIVGIAQGAYESYTAATRERFRVSYGQKVAEDPFAQVRISRASSDVDATWLQLMRNVGEMYAVAERGDELSMLLRARARRDQVLATERSVAAVDLLMENAGGNAMRTGPNPVQRAWRDVHTGRGHAANDPERALVLHGQAALGLDIQDPML; translated from the coding sequence ATGAGCGACGAGGAAGTCCTTCAGGCAGTCCGCGCACTCGCCCCCGCACTCCACGAACGCACCGACCGGGCCGAGGCGCAGCGCAAGGTGCCAGAGGAGACGATCAAGGAACTGGAGCAGACGGGCTTCTTCCAGCTGCTCCAGCCGAAGGCCTACGGAGGGCGCGCCGCGCACCCCGCGGTCTTCTACGAAGCCGTCAAGGAGATCGCGACGGTCTGCGGCTCCACCGGCTGGGTCGCCTCGGTCCTGGGCGTCCACCCCTGGCATGTCGCACTCTTCGACCCACGCGCCCAGGAGGAGGTGTGGGGAACGTCCCCGCTGACCCGGATCGCCTCCTCGTACGCCCCGAGCGGCAAGGTGACGGTTGCCGACGGCGGCTTCCGGATCACCGGCCGCTGGCACTTCTCCTCCGGCTGCGACCATGCCGAATGGGTACTCCTGGGCGGGCTCGTCACGGACGACGAGGGCCGGACCGTCGACATGCGGACCTTCCTCCTGCCGCTCGGTGACTACCGGGTCGACGACGTCTGGGACACCGTCGGCCTGCGCGGCACCGGCTCCAACGACATCGTCGTGGAGGACGCCTTCGTGCCCGAGCACCGCGCGCTGAGCTTCGGCCCGGTGAGCGCACTGAAGGTGCCGGGACACGAGCTCAACCCCGAACCCGTCTACCGGCTCCCCTACGCCACCGTCTTCACCACCACGATCTCCACACCGATCGTCGGCATCGCCCAGGGCGCGTACGAGTCGTACACCGCCGCCACCCGTGAGCGCTTCCGGGTCAGCTACGGCCAGAAGGTCGCCGAGGACCCCTTCGCGCAGGTACGCATCTCCCGCGCGTCCAGCGACGTCGACGCCACCTGGCTCCAACTCATGCGCAACGTGGGCGAGATGTACGCCGTCGCCGAGCGCGGCGACGAGCTCTCCATGCTGCTGCGCGCCCGTGCCCGCCGCGACCAGGTCCTCGCCACCGAACGCTCGGTCGCGGCCGTGGACCTGCTGATGGAGAACGCCGGGGGCAACGCCATGCGCACCGGCCCCAACCCGGTCCAGCGCGCCTGGCGCGACGTGCACACCGGCCGTGGTCACGCGGCCAACGACCCCGAGCGTGCCCTCGTACTCCACGGCCAGGCCGCCCTCGGCCTCGACATCCAGGACCCGATGCTGTGA